Proteins encoded in a region of the Armatimonadota bacterium genome:
- a CDS encoding acetylxylan esterase: MRLIACALCCASAMAVVTDACDARLRPNTGPWDLGSLQKAPEFTAADRDGNLASIYYTGEPYHGKPTRVFAYLAYPEKIDDRAPAMALVHGGGGKAFAEWAKTWADRGYVALAMDCRGNGPDGEHLPDGGPEQTDEAVFFEDEAKDSWIYHAAASVIRGVSLLSSLPEVDPNRIGITGISWGGFLTCIVAGLDQRLKAAVPVYGCGFIHQSSAWSDLFTSPGTPGKLTTDQKKFWIANFDPSAYVGQAGMPVLFVNGTNDFAYWLDIYQKTYRLVKNRTIRVTTDLKHSHEDGWAPVEIGLFVDQNLRGGVPLAGMRAGRRRGSDVSGTFTSRRPIVRASLHYTTDLTAKSWERKWTSADAKIDGSTVSARLPDARPIMYFLTITDDRGATVSIEHEIVRH, encoded by the coding sequence ATGCGACTCATTGCCTGTGCCCTGTGTTGCGCTTCGGCTATGGCGGTTGTCACTGATGCGTGTGACGCCCGGCTCAGGCCGAACACGGGGCCCTGGGATCTCGGCTCGCTGCAGAAGGCCCCTGAGTTCACCGCGGCCGACCGCGACGGCAACCTGGCGTCGATCTACTACACGGGCGAACCTTACCACGGCAAACCGACTCGTGTTTTCGCATACCTCGCCTATCCCGAGAAGATAGACGATCGCGCGCCCGCCATGGCGCTGGTCCACGGCGGGGGAGGCAAGGCCTTCGCCGAGTGGGCGAAGACGTGGGCGGATCGTGGATACGTTGCCCTCGCGATGGACTGCCGCGGAAACGGGCCGGATGGGGAGCACCTTCCCGACGGCGGACCCGAACAGACGGATGAGGCGGTCTTCTTCGAGGACGAAGCCAAGGATTCCTGGATATACCATGCGGCGGCCTCAGTGATCAGGGGCGTGTCGCTGCTCTCGTCATTGCCCGAGGTGGACCCGAACAGGATCGGTATCACGGGCATCTCCTGGGGAGGATTCCTGACGTGCATAGTGGCCGGCCTGGACCAGCGGCTGAAGGCGGCCGTGCCCGTCTACGGTTGCGGGTTCATTCATCAGTCATCCGCGTGGAGCGATCTGTTCACATCGCCTGGAACGCCCGGGAAGCTGACCACCGATCAGAAGAAGTTCTGGATCGCCAACTTCGATCCTTCAGCGTACGTGGGCCAGGCCGGGATGCCCGTGCTGTTTGTCAACGGGACCAACGACTTCGCGTACTGGCTGGACATCTATCAGAAGACATATCGCCTCGTGAAGAACCGCACCATCCGCGTCACCACGGATCTCAAGCATTCGCACGAGGACGGCTGGGCACCCGTGGAGATCGGCCTGTTCGTTGACCAGAACCTCAGAGGCGGGGTGCCGCTCGCCGGGATGCGGGCCGGCAGACGCCGCGGCTCCGACGTGAGCGGGACATTCACGTCCCGAAGACCGATCGTGAGAGCATCCCTGCACTACACGACCGACCTGACCGCGAAGTCCTGGGAGCGGAAGTGGACCTCCGCCGACGCGAAGATCGATGGCTCTACCGTGAGCGCCCGTCTTCCGGACGCACGACCGATCATGTATTTCCTCACGATAACCGACGACCGGGGAGCGACTGTGAGCATCGAGCACGAGATTGTGAGGCACTGA
- a CDS encoding class II fructose-bisphosphate aldolase, translating to MRFCNTGALVEKAREGGYAVPAYNSNGGTYDIARAAIEAAEELKSPLILQTYEPNAAYRGFEYCALQAAHLAECTTVPIALHLDHGMSLTSALQAISAGYSGVMIDGSHLPLEENIRITKQVIEVVRPLGIAVEAEIGHVAGGVHSGGRGRAGCTDPAEAVYFVEQTGVDMLAIANGTVHGIFDLQDDLDLDLVRDLRAKVPVPLVQHGTCGIPDELLAKLAQAGMAKINFGEGFRSNYITYFKEYADTLDHKGHPWKIMQAVKDRLREDMKTLIRALGSEGKA from the coding sequence ATGAGATTCTGCAATACCGGAGCGCTGGTCGAGAAGGCTCGAGAGGGCGGATATGCCGTCCCGGCGTACAACTCGAACGGCGGGACGTACGACATCGCCAGAGCCGCGATCGAGGCGGCCGAGGAGTTGAAGTCGCCGCTGATTCTGCAGACCTACGAGCCGAATGCCGCATACCGCGGGTTCGAGTACTGCGCCCTCCAGGCGGCGCACCTGGCGGAATGTACAACCGTACCCATCGCCCTGCATCTCGATCACGGGATGAGCCTGACCTCTGCGCTGCAGGCAATCTCAGCCGGATACAGCGGCGTCATGATAGACGGATCCCACCTCCCGCTGGAGGAGAACATCCGAATCACGAAGCAGGTCATTGAGGTCGTCAGGCCGCTTGGCATCGCGGTCGAGGCGGAGATCGGCCACGTGGCGGGCGGGGTCCACTCCGGCGGCAGGGGCAGAGCCGGCTGCACCGATCCTGCTGAGGCCGTGTACTTCGTGGAGCAGACCGGCGTTGATATGCTGGCGATCGCGAACGGGACCGTTCACGGGATCTTCGACCTCCAGGACGACCTCGACCTCGATCTCGTCCGTGATCTGAGGGCGAAGGTGCCCGTGCCGCTCGTTCAGCACGGGACCTGCGGCATCCCGGACGAACTGCTTGCCAAGCTCGCGCAGGCGGGAATGGCGAAGATCAACTTCGGTGAGGGCTTCCGCTCGAACTACATCACGTATTTCAAAGAATACGCCGACACGCTCGATCACAAGGGCCATCCGTGGAAGATCATGCAGGCGGTCAAGGACCGGCTGAGAGAGGACATGAAGACGCTTATCCGTGCGCTGGGATCTGAGGGAAAAGCCTAA
- a CDS encoding iron-containing alcohol dehydrogenase: MWTYKQPTEIRFGTGERKALPEVVARLGKRPIVVTDTGIRGLPTTAEIIEMLGPDTPVFSEVEPNPTVSSVDRLAETINARSSDVVVALGGGSALDCAKAACSVALQGVPTRRYHSEGAVFDSRRLPLIAMPTTAGTGSEVTPVSVLDDPEKGVKAPVVHDNFYPSVAVVDPELTLTMPAHVTAATGFDALSHAIEGYWSKNHQPICDLMALEAAGLFFKHFPNVLTDGSNLEAREGMSKVALLAGLAFQLPRTASVHACSYPLSSEYHLPHGVACAMTLDHFVRFNGDAMGERGVALARAGGFADMPALADAIAGLKSRSGLVTNLSEAGVTEGELDALVQASFHPIMNNNPRRVCAEDLRQLYVQML; this comes from the coding sequence ATGTGGACCTACAAGCAGCCGACTGAGATACGATTCGGCACCGGGGAGCGGAAGGCGCTACCGGAAGTGGTCGCGCGGCTGGGCAAGCGTCCGATCGTCGTCACCGACACGGGCATCCGCGGGCTTCCGACGACAGCCGAGATCATCGAGATGCTCGGCCCGGACACGCCGGTGTTCTCGGAAGTCGAGCCGAACCCGACGGTCTCCTCAGTAGACAGGCTCGCCGAGACGATCAACGCCCGTTCGTCCGACGTGGTGGTCGCGCTGGGAGGTGGAAGCGCCCTCGACTGCGCCAAGGCGGCGTGCTCGGTCGCGCTCCAGGGCGTACCGACGAGGAGGTATCACTCCGAGGGAGCGGTGTTCGACTCGCGCCGCCTGCCGTTGATCGCGATGCCGACAACCGCCGGGACCGGAAGCGAGGTCACGCCCGTATCGGTGCTGGACGATCCGGAGAAGGGCGTCAAGGCGCCCGTGGTCCACGACAACTTCTACCCCAGCGTTGCGGTGGTCGACCCGGAGTTGACCCTGACCATGCCGGCTCACGTGACCGCCGCCACGGGATTCGACGCGCTGTCCCACGCGATAGAGGGCTACTGGTCGAAGAACCACCAGCCGATCTGCGACCTGATGGCGCTGGAGGCCGCAGGCCTGTTCTTCAAGCACTTCCCGAACGTGCTGACGGATGGAAGCAACCTCGAGGCTCGCGAGGGAATGTCCAAGGTGGCCCTCCTGGCCGGTCTGGCATTCCAACTGCCCCGGACCGCGTCGGTGCATGCCTGCTCGTATCCGCTGTCGAGCGAGTACCACCTCCCGCACGGAGTCGCCTGCGCCATGACGCTCGACCACTTCGTGCGGTTCAACGGCGACGCGATGGGCGAGCGGGGAGTCGCGCTGGCGCGTGCGGGTGGGTTCGCTGATATGCCGGCGCTCGCCGACGCGATCGCTGGCCTGAAGTCGCGGTCGGGGCTCGTCACGAATCTGAGCGAGGCAGGGGTCACCGAGGGCGAACTGGATGCGCTGGTGCAGGCAAGCTTCCATCCCATAATGAACAACAATCCGAGGCGGGTCTGCGCTGAGGACCTGAGGCAGTTGTATGTGCAGATGCTGTGA
- a CDS encoding transketolase: MQDSFDREQFDRLAGEFRYVITDMICRAGSGHLGGALSLVEIMISLYWRVMNIEPANPKWVDRDRLVLSKGHAGPVAYCSLAYRGFFPKEMLKTLNEDGTSLPSHMDRLRTPGVDMTAGSLGQGLSAACGMALAARMDGRKHHVFCIIGDGESNEGQIWEAAMFGGHHKLDNLIAICDYNKLQIDGFTDDILTLEPLADKWRAFNWEVLEMDGHDWDDIYTTINRAKATEGKPVMILAHTTKAKGNCAVENTPGSHNIKVDDQTAYDKYMNALDLTEYTLPY; this comes from the coding sequence ATGCAGGATAGCTTCGACCGTGAGCAGTTTGATCGGCTGGCCGGCGAGTTCCGATACGTCATCACGGACATGATCTGCCGTGCGGGATCGGGCCACCTCGGCGGCGCGCTCAGCCTCGTCGAAATCATGATCTCGCTCTACTGGCGCGTGATGAACATCGAACCCGCGAACCCGAAGTGGGTGGACCGCGACCGACTCGTGCTCTCGAAAGGGCATGCGGGACCGGTGGCATATTGCTCGCTCGCCTACCGCGGCTTCTTCCCGAAGGAGATGTTGAAGACGCTCAACGAGGACGGCACTTCTCTCCCGAGCCACATGGACCGCCTGCGCACCCCCGGCGTCGATATGACCGCCGGATCGCTCGGCCAGGGGCTCTCGGCCGCATGCGGAATGGCACTCGCCGCACGGATGGACGGGCGGAAGCACCACGTCTTCTGCATCATCGGCGACGGCGAGAGCAACGAGGGTCAGATATGGGAGGCCGCGATGTTCGGCGGTCACCACAAGCTCGACAACCTGATCGCGATCTGCGACTACAACAAGCTGCAGATAGACGGCTTCACCGATGATATCCTGACGCTCGAACCGCTCGCGGACAAGTGGCGCGCGTTCAACTGGGAGGTCTTGGAGATGGACGGCCACGACTGGGACGACATATACACGACCATCAACCGCGCGAAGGCGACCGAGGGCAAGCCGGTTATGATCCTCGCCCACACGACAAAGGCGAAGGGCAACTGCGCGGTCGAGAACACGCCCGGGAGCCATAACATCAAAGTAGACGACCAAACGGCGTACGACAAGTACATGAATGCGCTCGACCTGACGGAATACACGCTGCCGTACTGA
- a CDS encoding transketolase family protein, translating to MSENLHELEMRAVYARTLIELANENPNVVVMEADLSKASGTNPAFVNAHPDRFINAGVAEADMIGIASGLAVEGKIPFCASFTPFATRRVYDQVTISVAYANTNVKIVGTAPGITAGPNGGTHMCFQDLAIMRAMPNMIVLSPADCYELRECLLWMAAHEGPVYMQLSRMKQPAVFGPSYRFDPNKAVNIHEGKDVTLVSTGYMTQFAVRAADELASEGVSVELIHYPSVKPFDAATLVQSAKKTGRVVSVENQSIIGGLGGAVCEVLSEQHPTAVKRLGVPDKFGEVATEQYLFDKHGFGPEHIKAACR from the coding sequence ATGTCCGAAAACCTGCATGAACTCGAGATGCGCGCCGTGTACGCGCGGACGCTGATAGAGCTGGCGAACGAGAACCCGAACGTCGTCGTCATGGAAGCCGACTTGAGCAAGGCGTCCGGCACCAACCCGGCGTTCGTCAACGCGCACCCGGACCGCTTTATCAACGCGGGCGTCGCCGAGGCCGACATGATCGGCATCGCGTCCGGGCTGGCGGTCGAGGGGAAGATTCCCTTCTGCGCGAGCTTCACCCCGTTCGCCACGCGGCGAGTCTACGACCAGGTCACGATCTCGGTCGCCTACGCCAACACCAACGTCAAGATAGTCGGCACGGCTCCCGGTATCACCGCCGGACCGAACGGCGGGACGCACATGTGCTTCCAGGACCTTGCGATCATGCGCGCGATGCCGAACATGATCGTCCTCTCACCGGCCGACTGCTACGAACTCCGCGAGTGCCTCCTCTGGATGGCGGCGCACGAGGGGCCGGTATACATGCAGCTCAGCCGCATGAAGCAGCCGGCGGTCTTCGGTCCGAGCTACAGGTTCGATCCGAACAAGGCCGTCAACATCCACGAGGGCAAGGATGTCACGCTGGTGAGCACCGGCTACATGACGCAGTTCGCGGTACGTGCGGCGGACGAACTGGCGTCTGAGGGAGTCTCAGTCGAACTGATCCATTATCCCAGCGTGAAGCCGTTCGACGCGGCGACGCTGGTGCAGTCTGCGAAGAAGACCGGCAGGGTCGTGTCCGTCGAGAACCAGAGCATTATCGGCGGGCTCGGAGGCGCGGTCTGTGAAGTGCTGTCGGAGCAGCACCCCACCGCAGTCAAGCGGCTTGGCGTCCCCGACAAGTTCGGCGAGGTGGCCACTGAGCAGTACCTGTTCGACAAGCACGGGTTTGGACCGGAACACATCAAGGCGGCGTGCAGATAG
- a CDS encoding RpiB/LacA/LacB family sugar-phosphate isomerase encodes MRIVVGSVVKGFALKSAVRAYLEQNGHEVNDVGCYDTSVFAKFPSIAERAAKILRDGKADLGILCCGSGTGMALAAGKFSGICAVSCESPLTAELGRKVNDANVLCMGESIVTPDVACKIVEAFLAARFQDAPAVPAKVRAFWAEARDEISSKGVEARDREIETME; translated from the coding sequence GTGAGAATAGTCGTCGGCTCGGTAGTGAAGGGCTTTGCGCTCAAGAGTGCCGTTCGGGCGTATCTCGAGCAGAACGGCCACGAAGTGAACGACGTAGGATGCTACGACACGTCGGTATTCGCGAAGTTCCCCTCGATCGCCGAGCGGGCGGCGAAGATCCTTCGGGACGGCAAGGCCGACCTCGGCATTCTATGCTGCGGGAGCGGCACCGGGATGGCGCTCGCGGCCGGCAAGTTCAGCGGCATCTGTGCCGTGTCCTGCGAGTCGCCGCTGACGGCGGAGTTGGGGCGCAAGGTCAACGACGCGAACGTGCTCTGCATGGGCGAAAGCATCGTGACCCCCGATGTCGCCTGCAAGATCGTCGAAGCATTCCTTGCCGCCCGGTTCCAGGACGCGCCGGCAGTCCCGGCGAAGGTCCGTGCATTCTGGGCTGAGGCCCGGGATGAGATCTCCTCCAAAGGCGTCGAGGCCCGCGACCGAGAGATCGAGACGATGGAGTAG
- a CDS encoding sulfite exporter TauE/SafE family protein, translated as MPDYARYLIIGLIVFLTHYQEGITGFGCAALALPFVAMLVGLQTAVPLLVILGWLIAIGIVLLDRRGVAWKEFAIILVLLGIGLPIGMRASSSLPEDTLKWILAGFMVAVGIHGIIRQGLRYAPPKEMTLARRLMLSAFVPMSGVIQGAFGTGGPLLVIYATRAIPDKSAFRGTLCVVWIVTNAALIGRFAVNGALTPDVLRLVVICLPFVLAGMFLGNRSHYRVNEVMFRRVVYGVLTASGAFLAWSLMRR; from the coding sequence GTGCCGGATTACGCTCGATACCTGATCATCGGCCTGATCGTGTTCCTGACGCACTACCAGGAGGGCATCACGGGGTTCGGGTGCGCCGCCCTCGCCCTGCCGTTCGTGGCGATGCTCGTCGGCCTGCAGACCGCGGTGCCTCTGCTCGTTATACTGGGCTGGCTGATTGCGATCGGCATCGTCCTGCTCGACCGGCGCGGGGTCGCGTGGAAGGAGTTCGCGATCATCTTGGTGCTCCTGGGCATCGGTCTGCCGATAGGTATGCGGGCCTCCAGTTCGCTGCCCGAGGACACTCTGAAGTGGATACTCGCTGGGTTTATGGTCGCAGTCGGCATCCACGGAATCATCAGGCAGGGACTCAGATACGCGCCGCCGAAGGAGATGACTCTCGCCAGGCGTCTGATGCTCAGCGCGTTCGTGCCGATGAGCGGGGTCATCCAGGGCGCGTTCGGGACGGGCGGCCCGCTCCTGGTGATATACGCGACGCGGGCCATACCCGACAAGAGCGCCTTCCGCGGGACTCTGTGCGTAGTGTGGATCGTGACCAACGCCGCCCTGATCGGGCGCTTCGCGGTCAACGGTGCTCTCACTCCCGACGTTCTCCGGCTCGTCGTGATCTGTCTCCCGTTCGTGCTGGCGGGCATGTTCCTGGGAAACCGGTCGCATTACCGTGTAAACGAGGTCATGTTTCGCCGCGTCGTCTACGGCGTGCTGACCGCGTCCGGAGCGTTTCTGGCCTGGTCGCTCATGAGACGTTGA
- a CDS encoding ROK family protein, producing MGMQSGSPASANSARRRQKSAERTNVSLLRYVLDHPGATCKAAAKDLAMSLPNVFRLVAGFKESGLIVGRQQKQTGRRGPWSQVMSLRSSLGATIGVDVEATNVRGVVLDFANEVVAEMRHPLPPSAGPEEIVSAAAGVALSLVGESRRRSLEACAVGLGLPGPVNDVTRGSVRTELQFGKASLEFVPLVESKCGLPVTSAGNAYCFTAGHHRIHKPRGTGIEMVVLNRFGLAATLIWDGRLYTGASHYAGDLGLLPYGSHGRRYSDVCTGSSLLKWARRHGDDRSFYDLLRSPDDPLVREWLGEAVPAFIQTICNAVVIYNPNSVLIEGLFNRFSEETRRRILDGALDEISRIGNMLPEIAFFDGDDLMGARGAALMARDSVADQILSRLLIPGS from the coding sequence ATGGGAATGCAGTCAGGCTCTCCAGCCTCGGCCAACTCCGCGAGAAGACGGCAGAAGTCCGCGGAGCGGACGAACGTCAGCCTTCTCAGGTACGTGCTCGATCACCCGGGAGCGACCTGCAAAGCCGCCGCCAAAGACCTCGCGATGAGTCTCCCTAACGTCTTCCGGCTCGTCGCCGGGTTCAAGGAGTCCGGGCTGATCGTCGGACGCCAACAGAAGCAGACCGGCAGGCGCGGACCGTGGTCGCAGGTGATGTCGCTGCGCTCCTCGCTTGGTGCGACTATCGGCGTGGACGTCGAGGCAACCAACGTGCGGGGCGTGGTGCTCGACTTTGCGAACGAGGTCGTTGCCGAAATGAGGCATCCCCTGCCGCCGTCTGCCGGCCCGGAGGAGATAGTCTCTGCCGCAGCCGGGGTCGCGCTCAGCCTGGTCGGGGAGTCGCGGAGGCGGAGCCTCGAGGCCTGCGCAGTCGGACTGGGCCTTCCGGGTCCGGTGAATGACGTGACTCGCGGAAGCGTGCGGACCGAACTCCAGTTCGGCAAGGCGTCCCTCGAGTTCGTCCCGCTGGTCGAGAGCAAGTGCGGCCTTCCGGTCACGAGCGCGGGAAATGCCTACTGTTTCACAGCCGGACATCACAGGATTCACAAGCCTCGAGGGACGGGCATCGAGATGGTCGTCCTCAACCGCTTCGGGCTCGCGGCGACGCTGATATGGGACGGACGGCTCTACACGGGAGCGTCTCACTACGCGGGCGACCTCGGCCTGCTCCCCTACGGCAGTCATGGAAGGCGCTACTCCGATGTGTGCACCGGCTCATCGCTGCTGAAGTGGGCCCGCCGACACGGGGATGATCGGTCGTTTTACGACCTGCTCCGGTCGCCGGATGATCCGCTGGTGCGTGAGTGGCTCGGCGAGGCGGTGCCCGCGTTCATCCAGACGATCTGCAACGCGGTCGTGATCTACAACCCGAACAGCGTGTTGATCGAGGGGCTGTTCAACAGGTTCTCTGAGGAGACGAGGCGGCGGATACTCGACGGCGCTCTCGATGAGATCAGCCGGATAGGCAACATGCTTCCCGAGATCGCATTCTTCGATGGCGATGACCTCATGGGCGCCAGGGGGGCCGCCCTGATGGCGCGTGACAGCGTGGCCGATCAGATACTCTCCCGACTTCTGATTCCCGGCTCCTGA
- a CDS encoding sodium:solute symporter family protein: MTWIDYGIIGVFLTGLALAGLTISRLIKHSDDIFVAGRELTPFILGATITATNLSMYHFISMGGIAFQKGISIIWQNWTGCMALVLSGLFVIPVMRRLRVRSIPEFLEMRYSRPLRVIIGVFWGLRLCIFLGIFLYIAATASAQITGWDNYFGWLLIFSVIAIMYSAIGGAWAVAIMDSIQFAFILVGGLITLPVAIHLAGGTESLFQWLNTHGKAVHTQLVPTGAGEFNWLFILAILLISTKWATVDQVILQRAFGARNPRVGAQGMLLSGLITVPLAFLWVLPGIALARIQPPGIVNPDHAIPWLLSTQLPLIGRGLLGFVLCGLVAAQVSTITADINSVATLFTNDVFRALKKKAPSQRQLILVARFSSLVCGGLMIFVAWLLSFSNSGAVRANLTVVGIVDLPLFVITIIYGLMWKRTTWQGAMAGFFVGGAAGIASYLVVVPDYFNGTTYPLLQAISGSMAAHAAAWHEQSRVYKDSMLSIAPFVSSGTALLVTPIVSLLSKPQPSNNCDTIWGHFRGTDLGDDFHLIPVTAIGKAGLVLIAAGFLVFLAGIISATRAFPAATEMAVGGMIALFVGGTVRVWVK; encoded by the coding sequence ATGACGTGGATTGACTACGGCATCATCGGCGTCTTCCTGACGGGGCTCGCGCTCGCCGGTCTGACGATATCGAGACTGATAAAGCACTCCGACGACATTTTCGTCGCCGGACGCGAGCTGACTCCGTTCATCCTCGGAGCGACGATCACCGCCACGAACCTGAGCATGTACCACTTCATTTCGATGGGCGGCATTGCGTTCCAGAAGGGCATCTCGATCATCTGGCAGAACTGGACGGGGTGCATGGCGCTCGTGCTCTCGGGTCTCTTCGTCATCCCGGTCATGCGCCGCCTCAGGGTGCGCTCTATCCCTGAGTTCCTCGAGATGCGCTACAGCCGTCCGCTCAGGGTGATCATCGGCGTGTTCTGGGGCCTCAGGCTCTGCATTTTCCTGGGCATATTCCTATACATCGCCGCAACCGCCAGCGCGCAGATCACCGGATGGGACAACTACTTCGGCTGGCTGTTGATCTTCTCCGTCATCGCCATAATGTACTCAGCAATCGGCGGCGCGTGGGCAGTGGCCATCATGGACTCGATACAGTTCGCGTTCATCCTTGTCGGCGGACTGATCACCCTGCCGGTAGCGATCCATCTGGCCGGAGGGACCGAATCGCTTTTCCAGTGGCTCAACACGCACGGGAAGGCGGTCCACACTCAGCTGGTTCCGACCGGCGCAGGGGAGTTCAACTGGCTCTTCATCCTGGCGATTCTGCTCATCTCGACCAAATGGGCGACGGTTGACCAGGTCATCCTCCAGCGGGCGTTCGGAGCTCGGAACCCGCGGGTCGGCGCGCAGGGAATGCTGCTTTCGGGGCTGATCACCGTGCCACTCGCATTCCTGTGGGTCTTACCGGGCATCGCGCTCGCGAGGATTCAGCCGCCGGGCATAGTGAACCCCGACCATGCGATTCCGTGGCTTCTCTCGACGCAACTGCCTCTCATCGGGCGAGGGCTTCTCGGGTTCGTGCTCTGCGGTCTGGTGGCCGCCCAGGTCTCGACGATCACGGCGGACATCAACTCGGTCGCCACGCTCTTCACGAACGACGTCTTCCGGGCGCTGAAGAAGAAGGCTCCGAGCCAGCGGCAGTTGATCCTAGTGGCGCGGTTCAGTTCCCTGGTCTGCGGCGGGCTGATGATCTTCGTCGCCTGGCTCCTGAGCTTCTCGAACTCCGGCGCGGTGCGGGCAAACCTGACCGTAGTCGGAATCGTAGACCTGCCGCTGTTCGTGATCACGATCATCTACGGCCTCATGTGGAAGCGCACGACCTGGCAGGGCGCGATGGCGGGTTTCTTCGTCGGCGGCGCGGCGGGGATCGCCTCTTACCTGGTCGTCGTGCCCGACTACTTCAACGGCACGACGTACCCGCTTCTGCAGGCGATTTCCGGCTCGATGGCGGCTCACGCGGCGGCCTGGCACGAGCAAAGCAGAGTCTACAAGGACTCGATGCTCAGCATCGCGCCGTTCGTCAGTTCCGGGACGGCGCTCCTCGTGACGCCGATCGTGAGCCTGTTGAGCAAGCCTCAACCCAGCAACAACTGCGATACGATCTGGGGCCATTTCCGCGGCACCGACCTCGGGGACGACTTCCATCTCATCCCCGTGACAGCGATCGGCAAGGCCGGCCTCGTGCTCATCGCGGCCGGATTCCTGGTGTTCCTCGCGGGAATCATATCGGCGACTCGCGCATTCCCGGCCGCGACCGAGATGGCGGTAGGCGGGATGATCGCGCTGTTCGTCGGCGGCACGGTAAGGGTCTGGGTGAAGTAG
- a CDS encoding L-fucose/L-arabinose isomerase family protein, which yields MNEKLTIGFVPANRRYFSTELASKMRGETLAMMEALGIEAVVPDETIGEAGCVKNQDEGKKCGELFRKVGVDGILVGAMNFGDEQACVSAVLGANANVPVMIFGCQEEAPLQLGAPRRDSFCGLLSIAEAFRQTGVKYTIADKPICFPHEESFHADLDRFARVCRVLRGIRGMRIGQIGTRPEAFWTCRYDEKMLQQIGVTVAPKDLSELLATIARLSDDDPKVQEKLLSLQTETDASAVSHEILVRIARFECGLEEMIRTFEMDAVAIQCWNSLQLNYGIVACGVLARMGERGVPVACEADVLGALSMQALRLAADSPAALLDWNNLHNDDPELVNLWHCGVYPPSFGKEKPKLMPQGIMSKHIGAEISTGAMELTVKPSPATLCRAAQGLPGEGWKVFIGEGAFEDNEATTFGGLGWCRIPGLPQIYREILLDGFTHHIAVTQAHVGNVLYEVFGNYLGMAVYHGGQATPGVYRRALPFTEQDI from the coding sequence ATGAACGAGAAGCTGACGATCGGGTTCGTCCCGGCGAACAGACGGTATTTCTCGACTGAGTTGGCGTCGAAGATGCGGGGCGAGACCCTCGCAATGATGGAGGCACTGGGCATCGAGGCCGTGGTGCCAGACGAGACGATCGGCGAGGCCGGATGCGTTAAGAACCAGGACGAGGGCAAGAAGTGCGGAGAGCTCTTTCGCAAGGTCGGAGTCGACGGCATCCTCGTCGGCGCCATGAACTTCGGCGACGAGCAGGCTTGCGTTAGTGCAGTCCTCGGCGCGAATGCCAACGTGCCGGTCATGATCTTCGGCTGCCAGGAGGAAGCGCCTCTTCAACTCGGGGCGCCGAGACGCGACTCGTTCTGCGGCCTGCTCTCGATCGCCGAGGCGTTTCGGCAGACCGGCGTTAAGTACACCATCGCCGACAAGCCGATCTGCTTCCCACACGAGGAGAGCTTCCATGCCGACCTGGACCGCTTTGCCCGAGTGTGCCGCGTCCTGAGGGGCATCCGGGGCATGCGCATCGGCCAGATCGGCACCCGGCCCGAGGCGTTCTGGACCTGCCGCTATGACGAGAAGATGCTCCAGCAGATCGGGGTGACCGTCGCCCCGAAGGACCTCTCCGAGCTGCTGGCGACGATCGCCAGACTCAGCGACGATGATCCCAAGGTGCAGGAGAAGCTGCTCAGCCTGCAGACCGAGACCGACGCGTCGGCTGTGTCGCACGAGATCCTCGTGCGAATCGCCAGGTTCGAGTGCGGGCTGGAGGAGATGATCCGCACGTTCGAGATGGACGCGGTCGCGATCCAGTGCTGGAACTCGCTCCAACTCAACTACGGCATAGTCGCCTGCGGGGTGCTCGCACGGATGGGCGAGCGGGGCGTCCCGGTCGCGTGCGAGGCGGACGTGCTCGGCGCGCTCTCTATGCAGGCGCTCAGGCTGGCGGCCGACTCGCCGGCGGCGCTGCTCGACTGGAACAACCTGCACAACGACGACCCCGAGCTTGTGAATCTCTGGCACTGCGGCGTCTATCCTCCATCGTTCGGCAAGGAGAAGCCTAAGCTCATGCCTCAGGGCATCATGAGCAAGCACATCGGCGCGGAGATCTCGACCGGCGCGATGGAACTGACGGTCAAGCCGAGCCCAGCCACGCTCTGCCGAGCGGCCCAGGGGCTGCCGGGAGAGGGATGGAAGGTCTTCATCGGGGAGGGGGCGTTCGAGGACAACGAGGCAACGACGTTCGGAGGGCTCGGATGGTGCCGCATCCCGGGCCTGCCGCAGATCTATCGGGAGATCCTGCTCGACGGCTTCACGCACCACATTGCCGTCACACAGGCGCACGTCGGCAACGTGCTCTACGAGGTGTTCGGCAACTATCTCGGCATGGCGGTCTACCACGGCGGCCAGGCGACCCCGGGAGTCTACCGACGCGCGTTGCCGTTCACGGAACAGGACATATAG